Proteins from a genomic interval of Quercus robur chromosome 9, dhQueRobu3.1, whole genome shotgun sequence:
- the LOC126698299 gene encoding cold shock protein 2-like, with the protein MAETKRSTGIVKWFSAQKGFGFITPDDEGEDLFVHQTSIQSDGFRTLSEGQAVEFFIDFGDDGRTKAVDVTSLTRSHRGGGRGGGRGRAGNFGRFGGGRSGFGLRGGTGRTSGGGECYNCGRIGHLARDCYQGYSGGGSGGGGGVGTRRYGGGGGGRGYYGGGGGGGGCYNCGEEGHFARDCPNA; encoded by the coding sequence ATGGCGGAGACGAAGAGATCGACGGGCATAGTGAAGTGGTTCAGCGCGCAAAAGGGGTTTGGATTCATAACTCCAGACGATGAAGGCGAGGATCTCTTCGTGCACCAGACCTCGATCCAATCCGATGGGTTTCGGACTCTTTCGGAGGGTCAAGCCGTCGAGTTCTTCATCGATTTTGGAGACGATGGGCGCACCAAGGCCGTCGATGTGACTAGCCTCACCAGATCGCACCGCGGCGGTGGAAGAGGAGGTGGGAGGGGTAGAGCTGGTAATTTTGGCAGATTTGGTGGTGGAAGGAGTGGTTTTGGACTAAGAGGTGGAACTGGAAGAACTAGTGGCGGCGGTGAGTGTTACAATTGTGGGCGAATTGGTCATTTGGCTAGGGATTGTTATCAAGGCTACAGTGGTGGAGGCAgcggcggtggtggtggtgttgggaCTCGGAGATACGGCGGAGGCGGTGGTGGGCGTGGATATTATGGTGGCGGTGGCGGAGGAGGAGGGTGTTATAATTGTGGAGAAGAAGGACATTTTGCGAGGGATTGCCCTAACgcttaa